The Lichenihabitans psoromatis genome contains a region encoding:
- a CDS encoding ABC transporter ATP-binding protein — protein sequence MNQQQSRTVLSEPATTPAIVLDGVGKTYKSSVAVRQISFSVMPGSVTALLGGNGAGKTTTIGMVMGLILPTTGTIRVLGADMTRDRYSVLHRMNFESPYVDMPHRLTVRENLNIFARLYSVPDRKARITELAEDLALVEFLDRAAGELSAGQKTRVALAKALINTPDVLLLDEPTASLDPDTADWIRTKLEAYQQRHRATILLASHNMAEVERLCDTVIIMRKGEIVANQSLPDLLARFGRDSLEDVFLDVARGRGQGASLETDRAAREDAEA from the coding sequence GTGAATCAGCAGCAATCTCGCACCGTTCTCTCTGAACCCGCCACGACCCCAGCTATCGTGCTGGATGGGGTCGGCAAGACCTACAAGTCGTCGGTCGCGGTCCGACAGATCTCATTCTCGGTGATGCCGGGCAGCGTCACCGCTTTGTTGGGCGGCAATGGCGCTGGCAAAACCACCACGATCGGCATGGTGATGGGGCTGATCCTGCCGACGACCGGGACCATCCGGGTTCTCGGCGCCGACATGACCCGTGACCGCTACAGCGTTTTGCACCGGATGAACTTCGAAAGTCCCTATGTGGATATGCCGCACCGGCTGACCGTGCGTGAGAACCTGAATATCTTCGCCCGCCTCTATTCAGTTCCCGATCGCAAAGCCCGGATCACTGAACTCGCAGAGGATCTCGCTCTGGTCGAGTTTCTCGATCGGGCGGCCGGAGAACTCTCGGCCGGTCAAAAAACGCGCGTGGCGCTGGCCAAGGCGCTCATCAATACGCCCGACGTGCTGCTGCTCGACGAGCCGACCGCCTCGCTCGATCCTGATACGGCGGATTGGATCCGCACCAAGCTCGAAGCCTATCAGCAGCGGCATCGCGCTACGATTTTGCTCGCGTCTCACAACATGGCCGAGGTCGAACGCCTGTGCGATACCGTGATCATCATGCGAAAGGGCGAGATCGTGGCCAATCAAAGCCTGCCGGACCTGCTTGCACGGTTCGGCCGCGACAGCCTCGAAGACGTGTTCCTGGATGTAGCTCGGGGCAGAGGGCAGGGTGCCAGCCTTGAGACGGATCGCGCTGCTCGGGAGGATGCGGAGGCATGA
- the mltA gene encoding murein transglycosylase A, producing the protein MAPIGGDIPFPGAVRLRFDELDGFSADDHRAAFACLLRSATAALDASPALRPALAVPDDLRAILQAAVALDRHPSDDTCRRFFETHFDPFRVASATGKDAFFTGYYEPLLEASLEQSPAFTAPLLARPDDLKTFAADEPRPAALAGYSAAQVGRDGALSRYPDRAAIEAGIASGTYRPVVWLRDWVEVFLVQVQGSARVSLPDGRVLRITYAGRNGHPYTSIGKIIVEETGLSPDALVLDGLKAWLRQHGQAVGQVGRSVMQRNASYIFFETVLDASGDGPIGGAGFALTPLRSIAIDRTLWCYGLPFWVDATLPWMPSGPAARFARLMIAQDTGSAITGPARADLFFGTGEEAGRLAGGIRHHGTFVVLWPKGRGGAPG; encoded by the coding sequence ATGGCCCCGATTGGCGGAGACATTCCCTTTCCGGGAGCCGTCCGATTGCGGTTCGATGAGCTCGACGGATTTTCCGCGGACGATCATCGAGCCGCTTTCGCCTGCCTGCTCCGATCGGCGACAGCGGCCCTGGACGCATCGCCCGCGCTTCGTCCCGCGCTCGCCGTGCCGGACGATCTTCGCGCCATCCTGCAAGCCGCCGTGGCGCTCGACCGGCACCCATCGGACGATACCTGCAGGCGTTTTTTCGAGACGCATTTCGACCCGTTCAGAGTCGCGTCTGCGACGGGCAAAGATGCTTTCTTCACAGGCTATTACGAGCCGCTGCTTGAAGCATCGCTCGAGCAAAGCCCAGCATTTACGGCTCCGCTCCTCGCCCGCCCCGACGACCTCAAGACATTCGCGGCCGACGAGCCCCGCCCCGCTGCCCTCGCGGGCTATTCGGCCGCCCAAGTCGGACGCGACGGCGCGCTGAGCCGGTACCCTGACCGTGCCGCCATCGAGGCTGGCATCGCAAGCGGCACCTATCGGCCGGTGGTGTGGCTGCGCGACTGGGTCGAGGTGTTCCTGGTGCAGGTGCAAGGCTCGGCGCGCGTTTCCTTGCCGGATGGCCGTGTCCTTCGGATCACCTATGCGGGCCGCAACGGGCATCCCTATACGTCGATCGGCAAGATCATCGTCGAGGAGACCGGTCTTTCGCCGGACGCCTTGGTGCTGGACGGCCTGAAAGCCTGGCTTCGGCAGCATGGCCAGGCGGTGGGTCAGGTCGGGCGCAGCGTCATGCAGCGAAACGCATCCTATATTTTCTTCGAGACTGTGCTGGATGCCTCGGGAGACGGGCCGATCGGCGGCGCTGGTTTCGCGCTAACGCCTTTGCGGTCGATTGCGATCGACCGGACGCTTTGGTGCTATGGGCTGCCGTTCTGGGTCGATGCGACCTTGCCGTGGATGCCGAGCGGGCCCGCTGCTCGCTTCGCGCGGCTCATGATCGCGCAGGATACCGGGTCCGCCATCACGGGGCCGGCACGCGCCGACCTGTTTTTCGGCACCGGCGAGGAGGCGGGACGGCTCGCGGGCGGCATCCGGCATCATGGCACCTTCGTGGTGCTTTGGCCGAAGGGTCGTGGCGGAGCGCCGGGGTGA
- a CDS encoding glutathione S-transferase family protein, which produces MLIDGRWSSDWTPKDADDRGAFERKASTFRNWITANGEAGPTGDGGFAAEPGRYHLYVGLICPWACRTLMVRKLKKLDSLIDVSIVNPSLSDQGWQFGGFPGATADALGNASYMHEVYTRADPRFTGRATVPVLWDKQRGTIVNNESADIVRMLNTAFAALAPASLDLYPDDLRAEIDALNAAIYPRLNNGVYRAGFATSQAAYETAFADVFGMLDDLESRLGKSGFLFGERLTEADIRLFVTLIRFDAAYHGAFKCNLRRIADYPKLQAYTARMLGIEGLSETVSIAHIKAGYYSIKAINPTGLVPVGPILDLKPVTLRRKRPASCVSRPTRVR; this is translated from the coding sequence ATGTTGATCGATGGTCGGTGGTCGAGCGATTGGACGCCGAAGGATGCCGACGATCGGGGGGCCTTCGAGCGGAAAGCATCGACCTTCCGTAACTGGATCACGGCGAACGGCGAAGCCGGGCCCACCGGCGACGGCGGATTCGCCGCTGAACCTGGCCGTTATCATCTTTATGTGGGCCTGATCTGCCCCTGGGCCTGCCGGACTCTGATGGTCCGTAAACTGAAAAAACTGGACAGCCTCATCGACGTGTCGATCGTCAATCCGAGCCTAAGCGACCAAGGCTGGCAATTCGGCGGTTTTCCGGGCGCCACGGCGGACGCGCTCGGCAACGCCAGCTACATGCACGAAGTTTACACACGCGCCGATCCACGTTTCACCGGGCGTGCGACCGTTCCGGTGCTCTGGGACAAGCAGCGCGGCACCATCGTGAACAACGAATCCGCGGATATCGTGCGGATGCTTAACACCGCCTTCGCGGCTCTCGCACCGGCCAGTCTCGATCTTTATCCCGACGACCTGCGCGCAGAGATCGACGCTCTCAACGCGGCGATCTATCCTCGGCTCAACAATGGTGTGTACCGGGCCGGCTTCGCGACGTCGCAAGCGGCCTACGAGACGGCCTTTGCCGACGTGTTCGGGATGCTGGACGATCTCGAAAGCCGCCTGGGGAAAAGCGGCTTCCTATTCGGCGAGCGATTGACCGAAGCCGACATTCGTCTCTTCGTAACACTGATCCGGTTCGACGCCGCCTATCACGGCGCCTTCAAGTGCAATCTGCGCCGCATCGCTGATTATCCGAAGCTGCAGGCCTACACGGCCCGAATGCTCGGCATCGAGGGTCTCTCCGAAACGGTGAGCATCGCCCACATCAAAGCTGGCTATTATTCGATCAAGGCCATCAACCCGACCGGCCTTGTGCCTGTTGGGCCGATCTTGGATCTGAAACCTGTGACACTCCGTCGGAAACGTCCTGCCTCTTGTGTTTCGCGGCCAACCCGCGTGAGATGA
- a CDS encoding gamma carbonic anhydrase family protein, translated as MPIYSLDDHKPVLPPVGRFWIAPDAHVIGRVVLGEGVGIWFGAVLRGDNDPIEIGPETNIQDGAILHTDLGSPLKIGRGCTIGHHAIVHGCTIGDNVLVGMGATIMNGAVIGANSLIGAGALITEGKAFPENSLIVGSPAKLLRRLDDEAVEGLRASARHYVAAWKRFAAGLTRLDA; from the coding sequence GTGCCGATCTACAGCCTCGACGACCACAAGCCCGTTCTGCCGCCTGTCGGCCGATTTTGGATCGCGCCCGACGCGCATGTGATAGGGCGGGTCGTGCTCGGCGAGGGTGTCGGGATCTGGTTCGGGGCGGTCCTGCGCGGCGACAACGACCCGATCGAGATCGGGCCGGAAACCAACATCCAGGACGGCGCCATTTTGCACACCGACCTGGGATCACCCTTGAAGATCGGCCGCGGCTGTACAATCGGACACCACGCCATCGTTCATGGCTGCACGATTGGCGATAACGTGCTGGTCGGAATGGGAGCAACCATCATGAATGGGGCGGTGATCGGCGCCAATTCATTGATCGGCGCGGGCGCGCTGATCACGGAAGGGAAAGCCTTTCCGGAGAATTCGCTCATCGTCGGGTCGCCCGCCAAGCTGTTGCGTCGGCTTGACGACGAGGCGGTCGAGGGCTTGCGAGCCTCGGCACGCCATTATGTTGCGGCTTGGAAGCGCTTTGCCGCCGGGCTCACGCGCTTGGACGCCTAG
- a CDS encoding ActS/PrrB/RegB family redox-sensitive histidine kinase yields the protein MPDVSTIDLGRPARRLRVDTLVRLRWLAVVGQMIALLVVHYGLGFPLPLGWCFLVIASSCVLNVCLRVKFGVSHRFEDEPAMVLLAYDVVQLSLLLFLTGGLENPFSMLFLAPVMISAASLSPYWTLLLGLFTGAAATILVFKHLPLPWFPDQQLELPFLYSAGVWVAIISGTAFTGVYASRVAEEARLLSDALAATELVLAREQHLTQLDGIAAAVGHELGTPLATITLVVKELIQLAKKPGFTFDMQLVEDDLALLDQQVRRCRTILGKLASLDDEKSGPLEEMTLPHVIEEVADPQRNFGVDLSVAARGDLPEPVCLRNPGILYGLGNLVENAIDFARTSVQIHMVWTRDRVAVSIEDDGPGFSPDVLARLGEPYVTTRGPSRRAKSEEGSGLGLGLFIAKTLLERSGASLSMGNAHVPATGAIVTITWPRIAFERGSGPRNKDKVGLSAAMARLP from the coding sequence ATGCCCGACGTGAGTACCATCGATCTCGGACGACCCGCGCGTCGCTTGCGCGTCGATACGCTGGTGCGGCTTCGCTGGTTGGCGGTCGTCGGGCAGATGATTGCTTTGCTGGTGGTCCATTACGGCCTCGGCTTCCCCCTGCCGCTCGGCTGGTGCTTTCTCGTGATCGCGAGTTCGTGCGTCTTGAATGTCTGCCTGCGGGTGAAGTTCGGCGTCAGTCACAGGTTCGAGGACGAGCCGGCGATGGTTTTGCTGGCCTATGACGTCGTGCAACTCTCGCTCCTGTTGTTCCTGACGGGCGGCCTCGAAAACCCGTTCTCGATGCTGTTTCTCGCCCCGGTGATGATATCGGCAGCCTCGCTGTCTCCCTACTGGACACTGCTGCTCGGCCTCTTCACGGGCGCTGCGGCCACCATCTTGGTGTTCAAGCATCTTCCGCTGCCGTGGTTCCCGGATCAGCAACTGGAGTTGCCGTTTCTCTATTCGGCCGGCGTTTGGGTCGCGATCATATCCGGGACCGCCTTCACGGGGGTTTATGCGTCCCGTGTCGCCGAAGAGGCGCGATTGTTGTCGGACGCTCTTGCCGCGACCGAACTCGTTTTGGCGCGTGAGCAACATTTGACGCAGCTCGACGGCATCGCGGCGGCGGTGGGCCACGAACTCGGCACTCCGTTGGCAACCATCACGCTTGTCGTGAAGGAATTGATTCAGTTGGCAAAGAAGCCGGGCTTTACCTTCGATATGCAGCTGGTGGAAGACGATCTGGCTTTGTTGGATCAGCAGGTGCGGCGTTGCCGCACGATTTTGGGCAAGCTGGCCTCGCTCGACGACGAAAAATCCGGACCTCTCGAGGAAATGACGCTGCCCCACGTCATCGAGGAAGTCGCCGACCCCCAGCGCAACTTTGGCGTCGATCTCAGTGTCGCGGCGCGCGGCGACCTGCCGGAGCCCGTCTGTTTACGCAACCCTGGTATTCTGTACGGTCTTGGAAATTTGGTCGAAAATGCCATCGATTTTGCGCGAACGTCGGTCCAAATCCACATGGTCTGGACGCGCGATCGTGTTGCCGTTTCGATCGAGGACGACGGCCCGGGCTTTTCCCCCGATGTGCTTGCGCGCCTTGGCGAACCCTATGTCACGACGCGCGGACCCAGTCGTCGCGCCAAATCGGAAGAGGGCTCGGGGCTCGGTCTCGGCCTCTTTATCGCCAAGACCTTGCTCGAGCGATCCGGCGCAAGCTTGAGTATGGGAAATGCTCATGTTCCCGCGACGGGAGCGATTGTCACGATCACTTGGCCAAGAATTGCGTTCGAACGGGGCAGCGGGCCTCGAAATAAGGATAAGGTCGGCCTATCTGCTGCAATGGCACGGTTGCCGTAG
- a CDS encoding universal stress protein, producing the protein MKNVLVLVEDHSCIDSVLATAVLVGQTFDSYLEGVPIAPDISDIVVADISIGATVFDARTRQVLTDRAARHFTAAMDHAGYPRDTRNNGPVAVWTNKMTNDGIVGCTSRVYDLVVLGKPGSAGHDPRQATFESVLFESGRPVLIAPPTVPKRLGDTVLIAWNRSSETARTVASAMPFLRRAKRVVILTLEVSNVPGPSGTLLAAALERDGIETETLKADGKSGNEGPGILSKAVEIGADLIIKGGYTQSRLRQMIFGGATSHILAHSDIPVFMAH; encoded by the coding sequence ATGAAAAACGTTCTCGTGCTCGTGGAAGACCATTCCTGCATCGACTCGGTGCTGGCGACAGCCGTCCTGGTCGGCCAGACCTTCGACAGCTACCTCGAAGGCGTGCCAATCGCGCCCGACATCTCGGATATCGTCGTGGCCGACATCTCGATCGGCGCAACCGTGTTCGATGCCCGCACTCGTCAAGTGCTGACCGACCGCGCCGCCCGTCACTTCACCGCCGCGATGGATCATGCCGGTTACCCGCGTGACACCCGCAACAATGGTCCCGTCGCGGTTTGGACCAATAAGATGACCAACGACGGCATCGTTGGATGCACGTCGAGGGTCTATGATCTCGTGGTTCTGGGCAAACCCGGGTCGGCCGGCCACGACCCGCGCCAAGCCACCTTCGAATCCGTTCTGTTCGAAAGCGGACGGCCCGTGCTGATTGCCCCGCCCACCGTACCAAAACGGCTCGGCGATACGGTGTTGATCGCCTGGAACCGGAGTTCCGAAACGGCCCGCACGGTAGCGTCCGCCATGCCGTTCCTGCGTCGCGCCAAGCGCGTCGTGATTCTGACGCTCGAGGTCAGCAACGTGCCCGGCCCGTCAGGGACCTTGCTGGCGGCGGCCTTGGAGCGGGACGGGATCGAAACCGAGACCCTGAAAGCCGACGGCAAGTCAGGCAACGAGGGGCCAGGAATTTTGAGCAAAGCGGTCGAGATCGGCGCCGACCTCATCATCAAAGGCGGCTACACGCAGAGCCGGCTTCGTCAGATGATCTTTGGGGGAGCCACCAGCCACATCTTGGCCCATTCCGATATCCCGGTCTTCATGGCGCATTAG
- a CDS encoding FxsA family protein, protein MIYAQRLSFPALPGGLKWFMLGWAVAEVVAFAFVVHLIGLGGAILLGLATTVVGIVMLRRIGADASRSLRRSMMGGEAPSGALLDGMLSAFGAVLLILPGFVSNLVGFALAAPSVRLSVAQRFGGAIEAGPQRRPSRAAPNVIDLGPDDWKTVGPQQ, encoded by the coding sequence GTGATCTACGCGCAACGTCTGTCGTTCCCGGCGCTCCCGGGCGGTCTCAAATGGTTCATGCTCGGCTGGGCTGTCGCCGAGGTCGTGGCTTTTGCCTTTGTGGTCCACCTGATCGGGCTGGGCGGCGCCATTCTGCTGGGACTCGCCACGACGGTGGTCGGGATCGTGATGCTGCGCCGGATCGGGGCCGATGCGTCTCGCAGCCTGCGCCGATCGATGATGGGAGGCGAAGCGCCGAGCGGTGCCTTGCTCGACGGCATGCTCAGTGCTTTTGGAGCCGTGCTGCTGATCCTCCCTGGTTTTGTGTCGAACCTCGTCGGTTTTGCCCTGGCGGCGCCTTCCGTTCGGTTGTCAGTGGCCCAACGGTTCGGCGGCGCGATCGAGGCCGGGCCGCAACGCCGCCCGAGCAGAGCTGCGCCCAACGTCATCGATCTTGGGCCTGACGATTGGAAGACTGTCGGTCCGCAGCAATGA
- a CDS encoding Smr/MutS family protein, which produces MSPPRGRRLLSDAEIEIWLRVVQSVAPRSGAVLPQRVSAPAKPEISVRPDAASKTAEKPRRATAGMPSYSPPTQAAKPAAPPLAPFEKRFRQKVTHGRIDIDGVIDLHGMTQAQAHAALIGFLRSSHGRGARLVLVVTGKGRSRLPLSSLFETEPGVLRRAVPHWLREPDLRSIVLGFEEAGVPHGGMGALYVRLRKR; this is translated from the coding sequence GTGAGCCCGCCCCGAGGCCGACGATTGCTGTCGGATGCTGAGATCGAAATCTGGCTGCGGGTTGTGCAAAGCGTTGCGCCGCGCAGCGGTGCGGTTCTGCCTCAGCGTGTCTCGGCTCCGGCGAAACCGGAGATCTCCGTCCGACCCGACGCCGCCTCAAAAACGGCCGAGAAACCCCGGCGCGCGACGGCCGGAATGCCAAGCTACTCGCCGCCAACCCAGGCCGCGAAACCGGCGGCTCCGCCTCTTGCACCTTTTGAAAAGCGCTTTCGGCAGAAGGTCACCCATGGGCGCATCGATATCGACGGCGTCATCGATCTGCACGGCATGACACAAGCCCAGGCCCATGCCGCCTTGATTGGATTTTTGCGGAGCTCGCACGGCCGCGGCGCGCGCCTCGTTCTGGTCGTGACCGGAAAGGGGCGCTCGCGCCTGCCGCTTTCGTCGCTCTTCGAGACGGAACCCGGTGTGTTGCGGCGAGCCGTCCCACACTGGCTCCGTGAGCCGGACCTTCGCTCCATCGTACTCGGCTTCGAGGAAGCTGGTGTACCGCATGGCGGCATGGGTGCGCTCTACGTGCGGCTTCGCAAGCGGTAG
- a CDS encoding Tim44/TimA family putative adaptor protein: MNGSFDVSTVVFALLAIFVVWKLRSVLGTRTGNERPPTDPFARRNPADAANAAPDRGNVVSLPGAADHGVMSSPRVDDPDRWKGFATAGSPVAIGLDQIVKADPDFAVAPFIDGARAAYEAIILAFAKGDRQTLQPLLAKDVYDGFNTAITAREQRGEIVETTFVSLATPKIDDVQLRGKTAQISVQFAAQSISITKGADGKEIEGSSDTVADMLDLWTFAREIGSRDPNWKLVATETGR, translated from the coding sequence ATGAACGGGTCCTTTGACGTTTCGACGGTGGTTTTCGCGCTTCTTGCCATCTTCGTGGTCTGGAAGCTTCGCTCGGTGCTGGGCACGCGCACCGGCAACGAACGGCCACCGACCGACCCCTTTGCTCGTCGTAACCCGGCCGATGCAGCCAATGCCGCGCCCGATCGCGGAAATGTCGTAAGCCTGCCGGGCGCAGCCGATCACGGCGTGATGTCGTCGCCCCGCGTCGACGATCCAGACCGCTGGAAGGGGTTTGCGACGGCGGGGTCACCGGTTGCGATCGGGCTCGACCAGATCGTCAAGGCCGATCCCGATTTCGCGGTCGCGCCCTTCATCGACGGTGCACGGGCCGCCTATGAGGCGATCATCCTCGCCTTTGCCAAGGGCGACCGGCAGACCTTGCAGCCACTGCTGGCCAAGGATGTCTATGACGGCTTCAACACAGCCATCACGGCACGCGAGCAACGCGGCGAAATCGTCGAGACGACATTCGTGTCCCTGGCGACCCCGAAGATCGACGATGTTCAGTTGCGCGGAAAGACGGCGCAGATTTCGGTGCAGTTCGCCGCACAATCGATTTCGATCACCAAGGGTGCTGACGGTAAAGAGATCGAAGGAAGCTCGGATACCGTGGCCGACATGCTCGACCTCTGGACCTTCGCGCGCGAGATCGGGTCGCGCGACCCGAACTGGAAGCTCGTCGCGACCGAAACGGGGCGTTGA
- a CDS encoding MFS transporter: MTTLMPTVREATWNERASTLAMFLTLGLAVGTWAAALPGLKSELGLSDRDLSFALLALAIGSVGSTIATGIIAPRFGTGRSTGVSALAMVVAFALPAFASSYVLLLISALLMGITTGALDISVNGHASDVERRWTSPIMSSFHAAFSLGGLVGAAFGGFLAGAGWQVAGQIFGPLLLAALVAVAAMPWLGSGARHTDKPEITFAMPERSMLGLCAVVLFCFLIEGAMADWSAVYLATVTQSSPAIAATGYAAFSIAMATGRVVGDGIVTALGPKRVVLFGGLLAATGMGLAVAFPDPLVAAIGFALVGAGAANIVPVVFSAAGRYGSSPSAGVAMVATVGYAGFLGGPPIIGFVASVGGLRLALGLLVVAAVLVAVGGLGLDRGGKAASS; this comes from the coding sequence ATGACGACCCTCATGCCCACGGTTCGTGAGGCCACTTGGAACGAACGCGCGTCGACGCTTGCAATGTTCCTCACGCTCGGCCTTGCGGTCGGCACCTGGGCGGCGGCCCTGCCGGGCCTTAAGTCCGAGCTCGGATTGTCGGACCGTGATCTCAGCTTTGCCTTGCTGGCGCTGGCGATCGGATCGGTTGGATCGACGATCGCGACCGGTATCATCGCGCCGCGCTTCGGCACGGGCCGCTCGACCGGCGTGTCCGCACTCGCCATGGTGGTGGCGTTCGCGTTGCCGGCTTTCGCATCCAGCTACGTGCTGTTGCTCATTTCGGCGCTGCTGATGGGCATCACGACCGGAGCTCTGGACATTTCGGTCAATGGGCATGCCAGCGATGTCGAGCGGCGATGGACGTCCCCGATCATGTCCTCGTTCCATGCGGCATTCAGCCTTGGCGGGCTGGTTGGCGCGGCCTTCGGCGGCTTTCTGGCCGGGGCCGGTTGGCAGGTGGCAGGGCAGATCTTCGGGCCGCTGCTGCTCGCGGCACTCGTGGCTGTTGCGGCGATGCCGTGGCTTGGCTCCGGCGCGCGTCACACTGACAAGCCCGAGATCACCTTTGCGATGCCGGAGCGCAGCATGTTGGGTTTGTGTGCCGTGGTGCTGTTCTGCTTTTTAATCGAAGGCGCGATGGCGGATTGGAGCGCGGTCTATCTCGCGACCGTGACACAATCCTCGCCCGCCATCGCGGCGACCGGCTATGCCGCTTTTTCGATCGCGATGGCGACGGGACGCGTGGTCGGCGACGGGATCGTGACGGCGCTCGGTCCGAAGAGGGTGGTGCTGTTCGGCGGATTGCTGGCCGCGACCGGCATGGGGCTGGCGGTCGCTTTTCCGGATCCGCTGGTCGCCGCGATCGGCTTCGCGCTCGTTGGCGCCGGCGCCGCCAACATCGTGCCGGTGGTGTTCAGTGCAGCCGGGCGTTACGGCTCGTCCCCCTCCGCCGGCGTCGCCATGGTGGCGACGGTCGGCTATGCCGGGTTTTTGGGAGGGCCTCCAATCATCGGCTTCGTGGCCAGCGTGGGGGGATTGCGGCTCGCGTTGGGTCTTCTGGTCGTGGCTGCCGTACTGGTCGCGGTCGGCGGCCTTGGGCTCGATCGCGGCGGGAAGGCCGCGTCCTCTTGA
- a CDS encoding ActR/PrrA/RegA family redox response regulator transcription factor produces MSLAQETPMSALPPLSDEDKTLLIVDDDKPFLTRLSRAMETRGFKVEAADSVAEGLTAIATKPPAFAVIDMRLGDGNGLDVISELKARRPDARGIILTGYGNIVTAVTAVKLGAFDYIAKPADADEIYSALMATRHDKAELPENPMSADRVRWEHIQRIYELCGRNVSETARRLNMHRRTLQRILAKRAPR; encoded by the coding sequence ATGAGCTTGGCCCAAGAGACGCCAATGTCGGCTTTGCCGCCACTGAGCGATGAAGACAAAACCCTCCTGATCGTCGATGACGATAAGCCTTTCCTCACCCGCCTGTCGCGCGCCATGGAAACTCGCGGCTTCAAAGTCGAAGCCGCTGATTCAGTTGCCGAAGGCTTGACCGCAATCGCGACGAAGCCGCCCGCATTTGCGGTCATCGACATGCGTCTGGGGGACGGCAACGGTCTCGATGTCATTTCGGAATTGAAAGCGCGCCGACCGGATGCACGCGGGATCATCCTGACGGGCTACGGCAACATCGTGACAGCCGTGACGGCGGTGAAACTCGGCGCTTTCGATTACATCGCCAAACCGGCCGATGCTGACGAAATCTACAGCGCGCTGATGGCGACCCGGCACGACAAGGCGGAACTCCCTGAAAACCCGATGTCGGCCGATCGTGTTCGTTGGGAGCATATTCAGCGCATCTACGAACTCTGTGGTCGTAACGTGTCGGAAACGGCCCGCCGCCTCAACATGCATCGGCGGACGCTGCAACGGATTCTCGCCAAACGCGCGCCGCGCTGA
- the secB gene encoding protein-export chaperone SecB: protein MAEANGNGNGAGADTQPQLNALVQYIKDLSFENPNAPRSLGPQEKGPNISIQVNVNAKQLSETDFEVDLNLEGSAGEGADTLFKFELAYAGVFRVRNIPADQVHPVVMIECPRLLFPFARQIVADAVRNGGFPPLYIDPIDFAGLYRQKAGENAGQQPGIPVG from the coding sequence ATGGCCGAGGCCAATGGCAACGGGAACGGCGCAGGTGCCGATACGCAGCCGCAATTGAACGCGCTGGTCCAATATATCAAGGATTTATCGTTCGAGAACCCGAATGCGCCGCGTTCGCTTGGCCCGCAGGAGAAGGGTCCGAATATCTCGATCCAGGTCAACGTCAACGCCAAGCAGCTGAGCGAAACCGATTTCGAGGTCGATCTGAACCTCGAAGGTTCGGCTGGCGAGGGCGCCGACACGCTGTTCAAGTTCGAGCTTGCTTATGCGGGCGTGTTTCGCGTGCGGAACATTCCGGCCGATCAGGTGCATCCAGTCGTCATGATCGAATGCCCTCGTCTGCTGTTCCCCTTCGCGCGCCAGATCGTGGCGGATGCGGTTCGCAATGGCGGCTTTCCGCCGCTTTATATCGACCCGATCGACTTCGCTGGCCTCTATCGCCAGAAGGCGGGCGAGAATGCCGGCCAGCAGCCGGGCATTCCGGTCGGCTGA